One genomic window of Cellulophaga sp. Hel_I_12 includes the following:
- the trxA gene encoding thioredoxin, translating into MKLNFKTIIDSEVPVLIDFYADWCGPCKALAPILKQVKDEMGDAIKIIKIDVDKNQSTASKFQVRGVPTLILFKKGEQLWRQSGVLQKNDLINVVKSHS; encoded by the coding sequence ATGAAACTTAATTTCAAAACAATTATCGACTCTGAAGTTCCAGTTCTTATTGATTTTTATGCTGATTGGTGTGGACCATGTAAAGCATTAGCCCCTATATTAAAGCAAGTAAAAGACGAGATGGGTGACGCTATAAAAATTATTAAAATTGATGTAGATAAAAATCAATCTACAGCTTCAAAATTCCAAGTTCGTGGAGTGCCGACCTTAATATTGTTTAAAAAAGGGGAGCAGCTCTGGCGACAATCAGGTGTACTCCAAAAAAATGATCTTATTAATGTTGTTAAATCTCATTCCTAA
- a CDS encoding universal stress protein, with product MKNILIPTDFSENSWNAITYGMEFFKKSKCTFYLIHVNPIKSYSGGESAVFITPEIIEETILKETTEQLHKVLKDIEHLPFNTKHSFHTMAFYGFFTDHIQKEVKDKNIDLIIMGTKGATGLKAVAIGSNTGNVIAKIKCSILAIPEHTVFKKPKEIGFPTDFKIDYNIKTLDHLKDIALIHNSTIRFLYVVLNGADFNVLQMDNKERLATNFKEIQHSFHKITGEKLETSIRCFTESRELDMVVMITKNLNFLERFFVKPTVEKISYQTTTPLLVLHKSE from the coding sequence ATGAAAAACATACTTATTCCTACTGACTTCTCTGAAAATTCATGGAATGCAATTACTTATGGTATGGAATTTTTCAAAAAAAGCAAATGCACTTTTTACCTTATTCATGTAAATCCAATAAAATCGTATTCTGGAGGAGAATCGGCAGTATTTATAACACCTGAAATTATTGAAGAAACTATTTTAAAAGAAACTACCGAACAACTCCATAAAGTACTAAAAGACATAGAGCATTTACCTTTCAATACTAAACATAGCTTTCATACTATGGCTTTTTATGGCTTTTTTACGGATCATATACAAAAAGAAGTAAAAGACAAGAATATTGATCTCATTATTATGGGTACCAAAGGAGCAACAGGTTTAAAAGCAGTAGCTATTGGGAGTAACACAGGAAATGTAATAGCCAAAATAAAATGTTCAATTTTAGCAATACCTGAACATACAGTTTTTAAAAAACCAAAAGAAATTGGCTTTCCGACAGATTTTAAAATAGACTATAATATAAAAACATTAGATCATCTAAAAGACATAGCATTAATCCATAACTCCACTATACGCTTTTTGTATGTTGTACTTAATGGCGCTGACTTTAATGTTTTACAAATGGATAACAAAGAACGGTTAGCTACTAATTTTAAGGAGATTCAACATAGTTTTCATAAAATAACAGGAGAAAAACTAGAGACCTCTATACGATGTTTTACAGAAAGTAGAGAACTAGATATGGTGGTTATGATAACCAAGAATTTAAATTTTTTAGAACGTTTTTTTGTAAAACCAACGGTTGAAAAAATTAGCTACCAAACAACAACACCACTTTTAGTTTTACACAAATCCGAATAA